The Flavobacterium marginilacus genome window below encodes:
- a CDS encoding DUF4738 domain-containing protein — MRKNILILILAFLLFACNSQTEKKKPIIKTADNSVVILINKKSEKFIPETKGTEKFDTIIADSKIQITIKKTDLDSYVINEYEEDGNKQIDKYRDAEISLTIKQNSQIFLDTVFTKKQFSKYVNKGFLDNAIFLNYWFEASGKDKIQFFGVIAKPETDNTIDFYHYFDLANRKLTFVQKTEEDED, encoded by the coding sequence ATGAGAAAAAATATATTGATTCTAATTTTGGCTTTCCTACTTTTTGCCTGTAATTCACAGACAGAAAAGAAAAAACCAATTATTAAGACTGCTGACAATTCTGTCGTGATTTTGATTAATAAAAAATCAGAAAAATTCATTCCTGAGACAAAGGGAACTGAAAAATTTGATACAATAATAGCCGACAGCAAGATACAAATCACTATTAAAAAAACAGACCTTGACAGTTACGTAATCAATGAATATGAAGAAGATGGTAACAAACAAATTGACAAATATAGAGATGCTGAAATATCGCTTACAATTAAACAAAATTCACAAATATTTTTAGACACTGTATTTACAAAAAAACAGTTTTCGAAATATGTTAACAAAGGATTTTTAGATAATGCCATTTTTTTAAATTATTGGTTTGAGGCGTCAGGGAAAGACAAAATTCAATTCTTTGGAGTAATTGCTAAACCAGAGACCGACAATACAATTGACTTTTATCATTATTTTGATTTGGCAAATAGAAAATTGACTTTTGTTCAAAAAACTGAAGAAGATGAAGATTAA